A DNA window from Hevea brasiliensis isolate MT/VB/25A 57/8 unplaced genomic scaffold, ASM3005281v1 Scaf7, whole genome shotgun sequence contains the following coding sequences:
- the LOC110666086 gene encoding cyclin-H1-1-like isoform X1 has protein sequence MADFQTSTHKAKWIFTSQQLVEKHKVTNQRAKQMLEKYGTTRMEVDVDGSLSYPEPQVNAADNADKHSRPKSLSVEEEQFMRVYYEYKLREVCSAFYFPHKIQATALIYFKRFYLQWSVMEHDPKHVMLTCIYAACKIEENHVSAEELGKGISQDHQMILNYEMIVLQSLEFDLIVYAPYRSVEGFINDMEEFCHATDDQIQMLKDLQATATAEVDKIMFTDAPLLFPPGQLALAALRIANEMHQVLDFERYLRNILSRQNSVHTISDLIGSLDAIDSWVKKYKFPTEKDMKHINRKLKSCWGHGSHDDKKREKKSKHKSHKSSNEMQNGPSLA, from the exons ATGGCCGATTTTCAGACCTCGACTCACAAAGCCAAATGGATCTTCACCTCTCAACAGCTG GTTGAGAAGCACAAAGTTACTAATCAAAGAGCCAAGCAAATGCTGGAGAAG TATGGAACAACAAGAATGGAAGTAGATGTTGATGGATCACTGTCATACCCTGAACCTCAAGTTAACGCAGCAGACAATG CTGATAAGCATTCTCGTCCAAAATCGCTCAGTGTTGAAGAAGAACAATTTATGCGAGTATACTATGAATATAAACTTCGAGAAGTGTGCAGTGCCTTTTACTTTCCTCATAAAATTCAG GCAACAGCACTCATATACTTCAAGAGGTTTTATCTTCAATGGTCGGTCATGGAACATGATCCAAAACATGTAAT GTTAACCTGTATATATGCAGCTTGTAAGATCGAAGAAAATCATGTATCAGCAGAGGAGCTTGGTAAGGGGATTTCACAGGATCATCAAATGATTCTCAATTATGAGATGATAGTGCTCCAG AGCTTGGAATTTGATCTTATTGTCTATGCTCCATATCGTTCAGTTGAAGGTTTTATCAATGATATGGAG GAATTCTGTCATGCAACGGATGACCAAATTCAAATGCTGAAG GATTTGCAAGCAACTGCAACAGCGGAGGTTGACAAAATCATGTTTACTGATGCACCACTGCTTTTTCCTCCTGGGCAG TTGGCATTGGCTGCTTTGCGAATTGCAAATGAGATGCACCAGGTTCTTGATTTTGAGAG ATACCTCAGGAACATTCTTTCTCGTCAGAATTCTGTGCACACGATTTCAGATCTCATTGGATCTCTAGATGCCATAGATTCTTGG GTAAAGAAGTACAAGTTCCCTACAGAAAAGGACATGAAGCACATAAACCGGAAGCTGAAGTCTTGCTGGGGTCATGGCTCCCATGACGA TAAGAAACGGGAGAAGAAATCAAAACACAAGTCCCATAAGAGTTCAAATGAAATGCAAAATGGCCCATCCCTTGCATAA
- the LOC110666086 gene encoding cyclin-H1-1-like isoform X2, with translation MDLHLSTAVSIQVEKHKVTNQRAKQMLEKYGTTRMEVDVDGSLSYPEPQVNAADNADKHSRPKSLSVEEEQFMRVYYEYKLREVCSAFYFPHKIQATALIYFKRFYLQWSVMEHDPKHVMLTCIYAACKIEENHVSAEELGKGISQDHQMILNYEMIVLQSLEFDLIVYAPYRSVEGFINDMEEFCHATDDQIQMLKDLQATATAEVDKIMFTDAPLLFPPGQLALAALRIANEMHQVLDFERYLRNILSRQNSVHTISDLIGSLDAIDSWVKKYKFPTEKDMKHINRKLKSCWGHGSHDDKKREKKSKHKSHKSSNEMQNGPSLA, from the exons ATGGATCTTCACCTCTCAACAGCTG TTTCAATACAGGTTGAGAAGCACAAAGTTACTAATCAAAGAGCCAAGCAAATGCTGGAGAAG TATGGAACAACAAGAATGGAAGTAGATGTTGATGGATCACTGTCATACCCTGAACCTCAAGTTAACGCAGCAGACAATG CTGATAAGCATTCTCGTCCAAAATCGCTCAGTGTTGAAGAAGAACAATTTATGCGAGTATACTATGAATATAAACTTCGAGAAGTGTGCAGTGCCTTTTACTTTCCTCATAAAATTCAG GCAACAGCACTCATATACTTCAAGAGGTTTTATCTTCAATGGTCGGTCATGGAACATGATCCAAAACATGTAAT GTTAACCTGTATATATGCAGCTTGTAAGATCGAAGAAAATCATGTATCAGCAGAGGAGCTTGGTAAGGGGATTTCACAGGATCATCAAATGATTCTCAATTATGAGATGATAGTGCTCCAG AGCTTGGAATTTGATCTTATTGTCTATGCTCCATATCGTTCAGTTGAAGGTTTTATCAATGATATGGAG GAATTCTGTCATGCAACGGATGACCAAATTCAAATGCTGAAG GATTTGCAAGCAACTGCAACAGCGGAGGTTGACAAAATCATGTTTACTGATGCACCACTGCTTTTTCCTCCTGGGCAG TTGGCATTGGCTGCTTTGCGAATTGCAAATGAGATGCACCAGGTTCTTGATTTTGAGAG ATACCTCAGGAACATTCTTTCTCGTCAGAATTCTGTGCACACGATTTCAGATCTCATTGGATCTCTAGATGCCATAGATTCTTGG GTAAAGAAGTACAAGTTCCCTACAGAAAAGGACATGAAGCACATAAACCGGAAGCTGAAGTCTTGCTGGGGTCATGGCTCCCATGACGA TAAGAAACGGGAGAAGAAATCAAAACACAAGTCCCATAAGAGTTCAAATGAAATGCAAAATGGCCCATCCCTTGCATAA
- the LOC131177671 gene encoding cullin-1-like, whose product MKSEMNTPLTLEEGLKKIEDAIARKKLIYDAQCVTPFTTAENMLIYDCVYKLCTQKRNYSEHIYEKYVSYLEERIMEKVIPRLLGKHGVALLKEVTQSWSEFKAFADSIYKFFEFLDRSYAPRKGLLLLADAPKHYYGNQVCERLYGKIQEAAISLIIEDREGKDIDRNLLNAVLCLFIGLGGKGTTNYYEKFEQIMLAETAAYYSELSMEWWFWRDSLTSYLRKVDWCLVQEEARAEVYPCKTTKTKLLEVMKYILLERNAKRWAQKQKANGVAAVDQELLSKYASLSLDIGSSASVATATDH is encoded by the exons ATGAAAAGCGAGATGAATACTCCCTTGACGTTGGAAGAAGGGTTGAAGAAAATAGAAGATGCCATTGCAAGGAAGAAGTTGATCTATGATGCCCAGTGTGTCACTCCATTTACTACCGCAGAAAATATGCTGATATACGA TTGTGTTTACAAGCTGTGCACCCAGAAGCGTAACTACTCAGAGCATATTTATGAGAAATATGTGAGCTATCTAGAAGAGAGAATTATGGAAAAG GTAATTCCAAGATTGTTGGGCAAACATGGGGTAGCGCTGCTGAAAGAAGTAACACAATCTTGGTCAGAGTTTAAGGCCTTTGCAGACTCTATATATAAGTTCTTTGAATTCTTGGATCGTTCCTATGCTCCAAGGAAAGGACTTCTATTACTTGCTGATGCCCCAAAACATTACTATGGCAATCAG GTTTGCGAGAGGCTATATGGAAAAATTCAGGAAGCTGCGATAAGCTTG ATTATTGAAGATCGTGAGGGGAAGGATATTGATCGAAATCTGCTCAATGCTGTGCTTTGTTTATTTATAGGATTAGGAGGCAAAGGAACCAcaaattattatgaaaaatttgaGCAGATAATGCTGGCAGAAACTGCAGCTTACTACTCTGAGTTGTCCATGGAGTGGTGGTTTTGGCGCGATTCATTGACTTCCTACCTGCGCAAG GTTGATTGGTGCTTAGTTCAGGAGGAAGCCAGAGCAGAAGTTTATCCTTGCAAGACAACAAAAACAAAATTACTAGAG GTTATGAAATATATATTGCTGGAACGAAATGCCAAGAGATGGGCTCAGAAGCAAAAGGCTAATGGGGTAGCAGCTGTTGATCAG GAACTTCTGTCGAAGTATGCTAGCTTAAGCCTTGATATAGGTAGCAGTGCTTCTGTGGCCACGGCAACAGACCATTGA